ATCGAAGGTAATTGCGATGAACGCGGATCCATTGAGTACAACATCGCCCTCGGCGATCGCCGCGCGAAGTCAGCCAAGGATTATCTCGTAAATCTCGGAATACCTGCCAGCAGGATTCAGACCATGAGCTACGGCAAGGAACGTCCTCTTTGTACGCAGCACGACGAGAGCTGCTGGTGGCAGAACAGGCGCGCTGATTTCGTAGCCCGCTGATTTTATCAAAAATATTAAGATGCAAAATAGACAGCGCGCCCATTGCAGGGCGCGCTGTTTTGTTGTAGGTCTCGCTGCAGAATTTTTAAAAGGAGGATTCAATGAGGAAAGTCGTGAGTTTTTTAGCGATCCCGGTCGCCGCGCTGATATCATCCGTATCATTTGCCGGGCCGCTGGATGACAAGATAAAATCCCTGGATGAGCAGCTGCAGAACATTCAGCGAACCTACACATCAAACAATCAGAATGTCGCATCGTCCATAGCTCAGGTCGAAGCGATACGCGAAGATTGGAATATGATGAAGGGGCACGTCGATGCCAACCGACACCTCATAACCTCGCAGGGAGAGGAATTATCCAGAAGGATGGACTCTCTAGACCACAGGATTACTTCGATAGAAGACAGGATGTCCATATTTTCAAGCCAGCTTTCCAAAGCTCTGGCCAAGATAGCACCGGAGGCCGCAGCCGAAGGGGACCTGTACCAGACGGGACTCGATCTGGCTAATGAATCAAAATATCTCGAAGCCGCCGCGTCATTCGAGCAGTTTTTGAAAAAATACCCAAAGAGCGAATTTGCACCCAGTGCGCTGATGTGGGTGGGAGAGTGCTTCTATTCCATGAGGGATTATCAGCGATCCATTCAGGAGTTCCAGAGATTCATCGAAAAATATCCACGCGACAAAAACACAGGACTCGCAATTTTCAAGCAGGGAAATTCATTCTATGAGCTGGGGATGACCGAAGAGGCAAAAGCATTTTTCAACAAGGTAATACAGAGAGAGCCAACCAGCGAAGTAGCGGCCATGGCAACTGAAAAATTGACGAAGATCAAAGAGCGCGAGGCGAAAGCATCGGGTATCGCTCCTGTAGGAGGAGGAACTGGCTCATATCCGGGCGAGACGATAGAGCAGCAGCGCTCCAGGATGATGGGGACGACCCCTGAACCGGAAAAAATTCCGGCGGCGAAGCCCGGCAAGACGGTACCTCCCGGAAAGTTCTAATATGATAGTGCTGGGAATAGAATCGTCGTGCGACGAAACCGCCGCCGCAGTCTTCGACTCGGGAAAGATACTCTCCAATGTCGTCGCCACGCAGCATGACGTTCATGAAAGATTCGGCGGCGTAGTTCCTGAGCTCGCATCAAGGCGCCATCTGGAAAATATCGTCCCTGTGATCGAAGGGGCATTGACCGGCGCCTCGATGACGCTTGATGACATTGAGGGTATCGCCGTTACAAACGCCCCCGGACTCGTCGGCTCTCTGCTAGTTGGAATCTCCGCCGCCAAGGGAATAGCCTACTCCAAAAACCTGCCTCTTGTAGGCGTGAATCACCTCGAGGGACATCTTCATGCGGCATCGCTTCAGTTTGGAGAGATCGAGCACCCATACGCTGGGCTCGTCGTTTCGGGCGGTCATACCAGCATATATCTCG
The Myxococcales bacterium DNA segment above includes these coding regions:
- the ybgF gene encoding tol-pal system protein YbgF, whose amino-acid sequence is MRKVVSFLAIPVAALISSVSFAGPLDDKIKSLDEQLQNIQRTYTSNNQNVASSIAQVEAIREDWNMMKGHVDANRHLITSQGEELSRRMDSLDHRITSIEDRMSIFSSQLSKALAKIAPEAAAEGDLYQTGLDLANESKYLEAAASFEQFLKKYPKSEFAPSALMWVGECFYSMRDYQRSIQEFQRFIEKYPRDKNTGLAIFKQGNSFYELGMTEEAKAFFNKVIQREPTSEVAAMATEKLTKIKEREAKASGIAPVGGGTGSYPGETIEQQRSRMMGTTPEPEKIPAAKPGKTVPPGKF
- the pal gene encoding peptidoglycan-associated lipoprotein Pal, coding for MRKLSLLVVAVLCTAFLFGCAQHQKKPAAKASALQRVHFDFDRSNIKPEYEPVLRGNAAWLQSNSKANVTIEGNCDERGSIEYNIALGDRRAKSAKDYLVNLGIPASRIQTMSYGKERPLCTQHDESCWWQNRRADFVAR